CATGAGATATAATTTACAAACCGAACGGGCCCGGGCCCGAAAtatgatgaaattaaaaacaaatattacaaTTCATGAGATATAATTTACAAACCGAACGGGCCCGGGCCCGAAAtatgatgaaattaaaaacaaatattacaattaaatgattaaaCAAGAAGCAAATACCgatgagaaaaaaagtaaatcaaggcaatcaaaattcaagattcGGAAATCAAGGGAGAAAGTATGCAAAATTTACAGAATATTCTATTAAGAAAAGGAAcaaatggaaagaaaatataaggaaaataaaattacgcTATAATATAGAAGAAAGAAATGTATATAAAACGCTTTAAATTGCAGAATCCACGAAGAATTTACTCAAGGCGTGCAGTAAATCTTGTATATACattaaattggaattttatatagatgaagtgaatatttaaattgaatgtAGTGTGataatcatttattttggAGTAATATATCCTTCGGAAATAAAAATCCTCCTCCAAAGTTGGTGAGATTTTAGTCTCTAAATAAATCCTCATTTGTCATTTCCTTTATgcataaatgcataaatactTACACACAGACTATGTTTTGAATCATCTTCTGCAACCAACCTAAaccttaaaaataaacactTTTATGAcagacacagattttaatatataattggtaaagtatgagaaaaataaaataattaaggccaccttattagagagaaaaaagttaccataaaTAGGTGagctatttttatgggacagaagAAGTATATAATATGCTTGAGATTGCGGAATCCACTAAGGTTTAtatttatgggacggagaaagTGTATATGATAGGTTTGAGATTGAAGAGTCAACGAAGATCTATTTCTATAGAACACAGAGAGTATATATTAGGCTTGATAtttagaataattttttttgacacCGAGATTGtagaataatttatttctatgggacggagaaagtatatATCAAGCTTGAGATTGCAAATCCACCGGGTAGTGCAGGCGTGCAACAAATCATGTGTCTAGATATGTTTTAATAATCaattacatataaaaatatactattaaatgtGCTTGacaatcatttattttttacgaTCCCATGGAATATCCTTTGTCACGAGAGGAAATAAAAATCCCACTCCTTTTTTTctgagattttattttatttttttgtaataaaagGTGAAATAAACTTAACGAATATAAGAAATACGTAATCTTTGGGGAGATTCTAGTCTGTAATTAACTCCTCATTTCCATGTTTTGCACCTTGCATGAAAAGCATAAATACATGGACTCACTTACGTTTtgaatcatcttcttcaacctaACCAAACCCTAACATTGAAACTCTCTGTCGTTTTCGAGAATAGAATGAATTCTTCCACCAAAACGAATGCTTTCAGCCCTCGGATTTTGATGTTCCCATGGCTAGGGTATGGCCACATCACACCATACCTTGAGCTTGCCAAAAAACTCACCACTAAAGGCTTCTTCATCTACTTGTGCTCCACTCAAACCACTCTCAATTCCATCCAAAACAAAATCCCTCAAAACTTGTCAAACTCCATTGAATTAGTCCCCCTTGCATTGGAGGTTTCACAAGATGATCTCCCTGAGAAGTACCACACCACCAATGGCCTCCCTCCCCACCTCATGCTCAAGCTCAAGGAGGCCTTTGACAACTCCAAACATAACTTCTCTTCCATTTTGGAGAAGCACAGGCCCGACCTCCTCGTCTTCGACTTCCTCCAGCCGTGGGCCCCACCGCTGGCCGAGGCCTTGGGCATCCCTTCCGTCATATTCATCACCAGCAGCTCTGTCATGACCAGTTTCATGTTCCATCATTTCAACAATCCGGAGGCTGAGTTCCCGTACGGGAACATCAGGTTCCGTGACTACGAGTCTCGTTTCATGGACGAGCTGCTGGCCGACGCCAGGGACGATGAAGAGAGGGAGAAGGGCTCTGCGGGAGTCAGCATGTCTCGCGAGGTCGCCCTCATCAAGGGGTCTGGGGAGATCGAAGGGAGATACATCGAGTATGTGTCTCGTTTGACCGGGAAGAGGTTTGTCCCGGTCGGCCCTCTCGTTCAGGAGCCGGACGAGAAGTCCTCATCATCAGAGTTGTTGTCTTGGTTGGATAAGAAAGAGGCGAGATCGACTGTTTTCGTCTCGTTTGGGAGCGAGTACTTCCTTAGCAAGGAGGACATGGATGGGATTGCTCATGGTTTGCTGCAATCCAAAGCTAACTTCATTTGGGTTGTGAGGTTTCCGGAAACCGAGGTGGTTCTCGAGGAGAAGCTTCCGGAAGGGTTTCTTGACAAGGTTGGGGAAAGGGGGAAGATTGTGCAAGGCTGGGCCCCACAGACAAGGATCCTGGTGCATCCAAATGTGGGAGGCTTTGTGAGCCACTGTGGCTGGAACTCTGTGATGGAGAGCTTCAAGTTTGGGGTTCCTATCGTCGCGGTGCCGATGCATCTGGACCAGCCCATCAACGCTAGGCTGGTCGAAGAGGTTGGTGCGGGTGAGGAGGTGCTGAGGGACAGAGATGGGAGGCTGAATGCTGAGGCAGTTGCTGCGGTGATCAATCGTGTCGTGGTGGAAGATGGTGTGAGGGCGAAGGTGGATGAGGTTAAGAAGATGCTCGCGTTGAAGGGCGATGGGGAGATCGATGAAGTTGCTCGAGAACTCATGAGCATTTGCAGCAAGAGTTTGATCAACTAACATActtttatgtttgagtttttaGTATAGTATGATAGGAGCTTATATTTTTGCTTAATTGTGTTGCTCTGTCTCTTTTTAATGCAGAGTAACACAGACTCTTGTTAGGATGGATTTGTAGGTGTTTTTGCTACTAATATTTGTTAGGCTATTTTGTGTTCTAGTTCTATTGTTGAGTTTAAGTCACTTTTGGGCTTGAACTTTGATTTCTAGTTCTATTGTTGAGTTTAAGTCACTTTTTGGACTTGAACTATATTTGAAACTTTtgattttagttatattttggttttggtcCTAACTAGCAGtagtaaaaaatttacattttgatGAGACATATATgagtttgtttttatattactCCTAGTACACATTTATAAGAAACGACCAAAACAATACCACTAcaagtttttcttttgtaatttggtCATATTTTGAGAAGGGAATactttattatactataacgATAATATTAAGCAAACACAACATGCATAAATTGAGtaagtactattaattactctaattattttattttcaattttctccaaatttgGTTAGTTAAGATAATCGAGGACTTTTGAAACTTcgtaattttataattcaaattttggaaaatgaaacatttttcataattttaaccatttattaatatataatccatgtaacattaaatatattactacaCACATCCTAAAAAATGAATAGCCTTCCATGGTAAAAGTAGATAAATAGGTAAGTTGATACTATAGGTAAATAAAATCTTTGCTAATTCtgtcaataataaattatatcttccgcaaataaaaatagaagaaaatagaaaaataacgATCGCACAAGTCCAAAGATTGTCAACGCCCAACTATATTTTCAACTAAATTTAGAGCTGATTTCCCGCCGTATCACAAACCTCCCAACCTAATTTATATTGCACTTTCATAACTAAATTCATTGAAATTCATTTGTTCAGAATTTTATTATCAAACACATTTTCATAATAGAAATGAAGTTAGTTAGGAGTAGATTCCATGTAATAACATGGCTGGTGGTCTTTGGCTGTCTCTCCGCCGTAAGAGCCGATTTCGACTATCGTAGCGCCCTCACGAAGTCGATCATCTTCTTGGAGGCACAACGGTCCGGGAAGCTCCCCGCGACCAACAGGGTCCCTTGGAGGGGAGACTCCGCCCTCGACGATGGCAAACTCGAaaatgtacattttttttcttcaaacatatacaatatatattaatattaacattGTTGTCGTCTTCGTTGTTGTTATTGTTGGCAAATTCAAAAATGTAGtagatatttttttcagaCCTTTTTATGTGAATAAACTATTAATGTCATTGACATTTATACCCTTCTATGTCAACATAACTATTGACATTACTgttgttattgttgttgttgctgtTGCACTATAGATTGACCTAGCGGGAGGCTACTATGACGCGGGCGACAACGTCAAGTTCGGCCTCCCGATGGCCTTCACAGTGACAACCCTAGCCTGGGCCGGCATACACTACCGCGCCGAACTCCAGGCGGCCGGGGAGATGGACAATGTCCGGTCGGCCCTCCGATGGGGCACGGACTACCTCCTCAAGGCGAGCGCCGAGAAGAACAAACTCTACGTGGAGGTCGGGGATCCCCACAAGGACCACGCCTGCTGGGCCAACCCCGAGAACATGGACACCCCCCGGACGGTCCTCAAGATCGACCAATCCACCCCGGGCACCGAGATCGCCGCCGAGACCGCCGCCGCCCTAGCCTCCTCCTCCATCGTTTTTCGTGACCTCGACCGCGCCTACGCCGGCGTCCTCCTCACCCGAGCCAAAGCcgtacatatataaaaacacattaaattacataaaaaaatataaaaaataaaaaaaaatctccatttttctttccttgtttatacatttatacatatacatatttctttttgtagCTATATGATTTTGCAAAGACTTATAAAGGAAGCTTCAGTGGAGAGTGCCCCTTCTATTGCTCTCACTCTGGCCCTAATGTAAAGATCcaatctttaattaatttgttaatttttgtgttaattgTTGATTAgtttaattgaaaatggaTTAGGATGAGTTGCTGTGGGGAGCAGCATGGCTATACTATGCCACCAAAATGCCTGTTTACCTTGATTATGTAAAAGGAGAAGCCAAGAGCGCCCAAGTCGCTGAATTCAGCTGGGATCTCAAATATGCAGGAGCACAAATCCTTCTCTATCAAGTAATTATGCATTCCTCTTTCATTTCATATCCATTCACCATTCAACCAAACTTTTATGTGAATTCAagtgttatatatatatatatatatagggttgcGGTAGTGTGCTAACTTTTAAttctgtgtattaaaattatcaacacaaagacataaaaatatcaatacaacatgtaaatttaaatatcaacacaaagacataaatttatctaacacaagaagattgataaatttatgtctttgtgttgatatttttaacatacaaaattgatactccctccgttccatagtaatagaggcgtttcgttttgagcactcattttgaaaaaataatactccctccgtcccggctaagatgacacattgcttagctgacacgggattttaggagttattgattaaaatgtttaattggagagagagaaaggtgggtgtaagtattaaagtagagagataaagaaagatggatgttttaataggagtgagaaaaagtggttgagtgattaattggagagagaaagttaccaaaaaaggaaatgtgtcatcttagttgggacaaactaaaaagaaaaacgtgtcatcttaaccgggacggagggagtaataaatagttaaagtggagaaagagtaaagtaagagagagaatattgtagataagactcttcactatattattctctctcttactttactctctctctactttaactatttattaccattttttcaaaatgagagCTCAAAatgaaacgcctctattactatggaatggagggagtattagttattagttattactgtaacttagttagtatttgatcaaacacctatgtatatatagttcTTAATGGAGGGGGAGAAGGATTTGAAGAAATACAAAGAGGAGGCTGATGGATTTGTGTGCTCAAATATACCTGGAAACTCTAATTACCAAGTTTTCATTACACCAGgtctttttcatctttctacttttttcttactCCTGAAACGGCTTCTGGAAGCTTCTATTTGTTGTGTCTAGGTGGAATGATTAATTTGAGAGACGGCGCGAATTCGCAATATGTGACCGGGGTGGCCTTCCTCTTTAGCATCTACAGCGACTATCTCACCAAGAACAAGGATAAGGTCTACTGCAGCAGCACGCAGATCGAGCCGGCCAAACTCGCCGCCTTCGCCAAGCAACAGGTGAGAATACGAACTAGTTGAATGGTCTGGTCAAATTCTGGCTCGTCCTGCGGTTTCAAAAGTTAGTTGGATAAAAATCATAGAGTTTTGGTTGTTTGCCaaattactatataatttatatggtAAAGTTGTGTGTCTAATATGACAGCTGATAAATCATAAATGAACATCATTgataatttgattgaaaaatatcaacaatatatcACATGTATGCGACCAAATTTTATAGAACAcgtttataatttatagtaataaaattgcaGATGGACTATCTACTTGGCAAGAATCCTGAAAATAGGTCTTACATGGTTGGATTTGGGAAGAATCCACCCACACAAGCTCATCACAGGGGTGCATCCATCCCGAAGCTGCCCAAGGACGAGAAGGTCGTGTGCGGGTCGAGCTTTGGAAAATATTTACACCCGGATAAACCAAACGTTAACGAGCTCACCGGGGCCATTCTTGGTGGGCCCAACAAGAACGACAAATTCGAGGACAAGCGGAATAAATCCTCCTTTACCGAGCCGTGCACCTACATCAACTCATTGGCAGTTGGTGCGTTAGCCAAGCTCGCTAAACCTCATGCCAAAGTTTAAATCATTTGACATAGATGCTAGACACAATAAGTTCTAGGAGTATATTGATTTAggtgcattttttttaattagaacGTACACATATAACATCTCGATCTAAAAAGTATcgatgaaattaaaatttatgtattattatAGACTAGattagtaatataattatgatagtGGCCCTTCAAATTGTATTTATTGCTACCTTGTGTATTTGTACATTCATGTGTGAAGTgtaccaaaatatttttacatgtccaattatacaaatttttaattgaattgaaagtATCAGATTGTGAAATTGTATTTGTGCAAGTGCAACGCCTTATATGGAAATGTTTACAGATGGTACTACTGTAACGctttaatatagtattattataatggGAAAAAATGGATTAACTAACAAATAATCTTAAAACCGTTACTTCCTTCCTTCGTCCCTTAATAATTATCCACTTTGAtttcgacacgaattttaagaaatataaagaaaaataaatttataaattagcAGAATATGAATCCATAATTGAAGTCTTCAATATAATTTGCACATAAATCTCACTAACACACAACACAATGTGCACACACATAAACACAACAATGCATACACAACTCACATTACAACATACTCCATACACTTGCACaaacaattcaaatatattaaaacaatataatataaataaatagaaatctaaaaaaatgattacTACAagtcaatttaaaaaatttatttatgagataccaaacaaaaaattacaattgaaaaatagttttataattaatgacttaatttgttaaaaaaaaaattgaaattaaatttattaatatagcATCAAATTCCATTCCATTTGGCCGAAGGCTAAAGAGCCAAAGTTAGGTAGACTAGTCAAATGGTCGGTGCAATTTATTgcttttttctaattatccaaatcaaatgcattattagattagtgtatttattaataattacgTTATTGGTGTTTTAGTGAATACTATAGCATTTAATGCATTTTACCCATGTGAGGCAATGTGGATAGCCTTGGATAGTGTACTTATCCACTTTAAAATACAACATCCAAATTTCATTATctaaattctattttttgatTTCAGTCCTTAATTGTGTCATTGTGCATTATCACAATAATGAAACATCTATGCTAAAAACCTAAATATAGATTCCTCTCATCTCCATTAATAGTGATTACTCAATTTATGTACAAAGCCTATTTTTAACAAACATTGTTAGTTGTTAccttaatttaataaattagacattatcaaaattctattttttgatTTCACTCATTAGTtgttacattaatttaataaattagacttttttctattttggcatattctaaattctattttcttctcCCTCTAAAATAGAATTACCAGTGGAGGAGGATTTCAGGATAAGACCAAACCATCCACCACTCCAACAAAGAATATTCAACACTCATAATCCCTTTTTTTGTTCAaacttctctctctttctcgtTAAGATCCAAGATTATAAatactgaaattaaataaaaaacattcaGTTTGTgagtattttattctctttttgtTGTGATCCTTACTTTGGTGTGAGGGGATTTTTCTCACACAGTATATTCTTCTTCAATTCTGCTTAGATCCCCATTTCTGATATTGAAGATATGAGTCTGGGCTCTGTTTTTAGCAGACACCCTCTTCCCAAAATCTGATCTTTTTCATGATCATCaacttttcttgaattttttcaattgGGTTATTTTGGTGGTAGTGAGCAAAATGCCTACAAGAGTGATTCAAGATGGGATTTTTGGTGGAGATCAGAGGTTGTGTGTGGGGAAAAAGGTTATGTTTAAGGATGTCAGAGAGGGAGAGGGGAGAGAAGGTGGTAAAGTTGGGATGGTGAAGAATTCTTGCAAGAATGTTAGTTTCTCTGATGAATCATCATCTTCTATAGGGAAAAACAGTGATGTTTCTGAGAATTCAATGGAGAAATCTGGTGATGGTGAAGAGGTTCAGAGCTCATATATAGGGCCATTGGATGCCATGGAAGATTTGGAGAAAGTTTTGCCAATTAggttgattttttatttttgctggGATATTTTGATCTAAAGATGtgatttttatcatattttggtGATTTGTGGCTTTGTTTCATGATCATAGTTTTAGTTATATTCATCTCGTTGTTGTTTTTAAACTTAACTTGAGGCTTATAATACACAGGAGGGGAATTTCGAGGTTCTACAACGGGAAATCGAAGTCATTTGCGAGCCTACGAGATGCTTCGTCGTCGACTTCCATCAAAGAGATTGCGAAAACAGAGAGCGCACATGCGAGGAAACGGAGAAACCTGCTCGCCACCAACCTCTTCCACCAACCTCAGCGAGGCTCCCCGCTGAAGGGCAATGGGGCGGGCATATTAAAGAGGGTAGCTAGCAAGACCACATTGGCTCTGGCCGTGGCAATGAGCAACTCGGAGAGCAAATGCAACTCTCCGAGTGGCTCCTCCTCGCCAAGGAAGGAGGATTTCTCAACATCGAGATCCTTCTCCCTGGCTGACTTGCAGCATTGTGCTGGCGTTAACCTAAACCTAAACTCGAATTCTAACGGAATGGCTTTGAAGCCGACCGGATAGATGCCATAGCTAACTTGAAACTatgcttattttttttgttgaaagaGTAGTGTTAAACCATCGAGGGATCGAAATTTTGAATGTAATTGGAACTTTggtcattataaaaaaaatcgagtGTAGAGAGACTTGTTTATAACCGTAATTATATGAAAGCAAGTAGCATTAGATGAATACAATATGCTTCATTTAACAACAAGATTGATAATGTACATTGCTCAAAAAGGGCCAAAGCTTGGACAAAATTATACTCTAGCTTTTCGAGCAAAATTGCTACCTAAAATCCTTTGTACAAACAAATCCAACATCCTAACCTACACGTAGCGGTCGGGCCTACATCGTTTACAGGAAGGCGAAAACCAAGGTTTGCACACTGCAGTGGGTTTAGCGAATCAGCAACAAGGAACAGACTAATAAACAACCATGCGAGGAAAAGACGAGCACTTACAGCAATGCAATGTTTGGTGGGCCTTTTACTTCACAGCCTGCAGCAGCAGCTGCGCAGAAGGGTATTCAGAGAAGAACTTTGGAGGCTCTATATCCGAAGGTTCAATTGCAGGAATCGCCATATATACATCTTCGGTGGAGAATGGAATGCTACAAGAAAGACCATGCTTGTGCTTAGGAGTTAGGaaataaacaagataagaaaGATCCAAAGAGAAACAGAAGAATCGCTGGTGGAGTCGTGACATGCAAAAGAAGATATAGTTAGGTATCCCAATATTTGATTGGAAGAATGCTAGCAGGAAAAGGTAGATTAGATGAAACTGAGAAACAGATCTAACTCATATTGCAAAGGCTGGTAGAATATAAGATATTTAGTCTGATTGCCATGCAAATCACATTCTTAACACGCTTTACCTCAGGTCATcatccaataaaaatgaatttgatgaTGTTGTATTCTGGGAATCCTTGTTTACTATCTCCCTCATCTGAGATACCACCTGCGAAAAGCCAACCACAAGGAAAAAGTTCAGTGTAAAAGACCTTATGTGATCAATATTTGAGTCGATCAATgcaaacaaattataaaagaaaaggtgGAGAGCCGATGATTTGCTTAGAGCTACTATCTTCCTGGCACTTCAAGTTTAAAAGTGTACAAGAATATGGGGTAAAATGTGGACATCAATTCATCTCATGAAAAATTACCCACTAGAGGGCATGGAAGCATGACTCAGATAATGTAGGTAAGGAAGCATGACTTGAGAAAAATGAAGCATGACACAGATAGACCAGGTTTCTTTCTAACATATAATCATTATAGACACCAAACTTGAaattagaatgaaaaaaagtttgtaaatttggataattctGTATTTCCATGCAGAGCACTTGCCTCATTTGACACACTCTGAGTCCCATACTTATCATCCCAGTACATTGTGCTTATTCGATAGATTTGCCGCACTGTCAATTtctggtaaaaaaaattaaaagggaAATATAGTCAGCAAAGGACCATAGAAGTGAACCAGATTAGGAAAAAAGGCAACACTGCATAAGCCATCTAAATGAAGCCCTACCGGACAGAGATCCTGTCTTATCTCATCCAAAGATTTCTTCCTCTTCTGATGTATTACctatttaatcaaaaaatatatcagtAACTATATCCTCAAGGATCAACATCGCTAGAAAATGCAGAACTATATGTGTATACCAAGAATCCAACAGCCTGCCTAATGTAATTCAACTCATGCCAAGAAGTTCCTGCAAACTGCATACTGAAATGGCTTAGAATACAAGAagtaaaattcatttttcgcTATAGATGCAATCAAAGAAAATGACATGAATACCTCCTCCGTTGCATTGACTATCCATTTTTCCAACTCAGCCAGGCCAGATTTGACATATTCACCATTTGTGAATGTGCAGCATTCACGTCGCAGCAGCAAACtgtcaattaattaaaattgatgataCCCTCATAGAATGAACAACTCTACTGGCAAACatcaaaataagataaaataccTGTTGAATAATTGTATATTGATGAAGGAGAAAACCTGTGTGGTGAGCTTCCGGATAAAAAATGATGGAACCTGGGTGTTCACCAATTTACTAGCAATAAGCAAATAAGTTAACTGAGAGGAAGGGAGTTGCAAGGATTAGAGTGCAGCTTACATAGTTTCCACGTAATCGACTCATCAGCGAATCCAAGAAAGTGATGATACTATCCCACTCACTGCTTGGTGATTGCTGGGGAGCATTGCCA
The genomic region above belongs to Salvia hispanica cultivar TCC Black 2014 chromosome 3, UniMelb_Shisp_WGS_1.0, whole genome shotgun sequence and contains:
- the LOC125216804 gene encoding protein OXIDATIVE STRESS 3 LIKE 2-like; translated protein: MPTRVIQDGIFGGDQRLCVGKKVMFKDVREGEGREGGKVGMVKNSCKNVSFSDESSSSIGKNSDVSENSMEKSGDGEEVQSSYIGPLDAMEDLEKVLPIRRGISRFYNGKSKSFASLRDASSSTSIKEIAKTESAHARKRRNLLATNLFHQPQRGSPLKGNGAGILKRVASKTTLALAVAMSNSESKCNSPSGSSSPRKEDFSTSRSFSLADLQHCAGVNLNLNSNSNGMALKPTG
- the LOC125214738 gene encoding beta-D-glucosyl crocetin beta-1,6-glucosyltransferase-like — its product is MFPWLGYGHITPYLELAKKLTTKGFFIYLCSTQTTLNSIQNKIPQNLSNSIELVPLALEVSQDDLPEKYHTTNGLPPHLMLKLKEAFDNSKHNFSSILEKHRPDLLVFDFLQPWAPPLAEALGIPSVIFITSSSVMTSFMFHHFNNPEAEFPYGNIRFRDYESRFMDELLADARDDEEREKGSAGVSMSREVALIKGSGEIEGRYIEYVSRLTGKRFVPVGPLVQEPDEKSSSSELLSWLDKKEARSTVFVSFGSEYFLSKEDMDGIAHGLLQSKANFIWVVRFPETEVVLEEKLPEGFLDKVGERGKIVQGWAPQTRILVHPNVGGFVSHCGWNSVMESFKFGVPIVAVPMHLDQPINARLVEEVGAGEEVLRDRDGRLNAEAVAAVINRVVVEDGVRAKVDEVKKMLALKGDGEIDEVARELMSICSKSLIN
- the LOC125209170 gene encoding endoglucanase 16, whose amino-acid sequence is MKLVRSRFHVITWLVVFGCLSAVRADFDYRSALTKSIIFLEAQRSGKLPATNRVPWRGDSALDDGKLENIDLAGGYYDAGDNVKFGLPMAFTVTTLAWAGIHYRAELQAAGEMDNVRSALRWGTDYLLKASAEKNKLYVEVGDPHKDHACWANPENMDTPRTVLKIDQSTPGTEIAAETAAALASSSIVFRDLDRAYAGVLLTRAKALYDFAKTYKGSFSGECPFYCSHSGPNDELLWGAAWLYYATKMPVYLDYVKGEAKSAQVAEFSWDLKYAGAQILLYQFLMEGEKDLKKYKEEADGFVCSNIPGNSNYQVFITPGGMINLRDGANSQYVTGVAFLFSIYSDYLTKNKDKVYCSSTQIEPAKLAAFAKQQMDYLLGKNPENRSYMVGFGKNPPTQAHHRGASIPKLPKDEKVVCGSSFGKYLHPDKPNVNELTGAILGGPNKNDKFEDKRNKSSFTEPCTYINSLAVGALAKLAKPHAKV